The Microcoleus sp. FACHB-672 DNA segment ATGTGATCAACCGCGCCAACTTGGGGATGGAAGTGATGCACGAACGTAATGCTCACAACTTCCCGCTTGATTTGGCGGCCGGCGAGCAAACTCCTGTTGCTTTGACTGCTCCTTCTATCAATGGTTAGGTTTTAGCGACTGCTTAAAAAAGCGCTCTCAGAAATGAGGGCGCTTTTTTGTTGGTATAATTTTTTGCTTAAGGAAGAACCCCAGACTCACCGGCAGGGATTGTGAATCCGTATTTCCTAAACACGGAGGCAGCCCGATTGCTAGCAAGAAACTCTACAAATTCTTTAGCTTTTGGGATGTTTTTACTGTCTTTAATGACGGCTGCTGAATAGATAACGGGTGAATGAGACTGAGCGGGTGCATCTGCCACAATTTTTACCCTAGCTGACTGTATGGCGTCCGTTTTATAGACGATGCCGGCATCCACGTCACCCCTTTCTACATAAGTTAAAACTTGACGAACATCTTTAGCAAAAACAACTTTTGGTTTAACTTTATCTGCAATTTGAAAAAAACTGAGAACTTCTTGCGCGTATTTGCCAACGGGTACAGTTTGCGGTTCTCCAAGGGCTATTTTTTTAACTCGCTCACTAGCTAAATCTTTAAAATCAGAGATTGATGGGGAATTTTTAGGTTCAACTAAAACAAGTTGATTTTTTAGCAGATTTTTACGAGTCTCGCTAATTAATAGACCTTTTTTATGTAACGCATCCATTTGCTGAGGGGAAGCAGAGATGAAAATATCCACCGGCGCTCCCTGTTCGATTTGTTGCTGGAGAGCACCAGAAGCCCCAAAATTATAAATTAATGACGCACTCGGTTGGTCTTTTGTATAAATTTCTTGAATTTCTTCAAGAGACTCTTTTAAACTGGCGGCAGCAGAGACTGTTAAGGCTGACGAGGTTTCGATCAAAGTGCAGCTTGTCAATCCTTTTATACAGATAATAATGCAGACAAATAATATAAAAATCTTTGGAATTTCTATAAAACCTAGTTTATTAATAAAATTAGATTTTAAGCCTAATCGCAATTGATTAAATTTCATGACTTTAAGAACTACAAACTCAAAAAAGGAAGAAGCAATTTCTACTAATTATGGTTTCTTTGTAGATAAAGACTCACGTGAAAAATTCTATTTGTGCTTTAGAGAAGATGCACCCCATATTTTTACTTCAGGTTGAGAAGGCGAAGCAATGGTTAAATTTCTTCATTCACAATTAACTCTCCTTTGGTGATAATTTTCGACATATCTAGAATGCTCATCATTTTTTCCCGGTAGGGAGCAGTCCCTCGCAGATATTCATCATTGCTGGAATGAACGGCTGCTGGAACCGGCCTCATTTCTGAAGGTTGCAAATACATGACATCAAAAACTTCATCAACAGTGACGCCGGCGACGAGATCATCGACGTGAATTACCATTGCTTTGGAGTTCGTACTACTTCCAGCCACTGACAGATTCAACAAACTCCGAATATCTATGATTGTGATAATTTCACCCCGAAGATTCATATTCCCAATAATATGCGCCGGCGTGCAAGGAATTGGCGTAATCTTGCGGAGATCGGTAAATTCTCGAACCAACTGTAATTCAAACCCAAAATACTCTCCATTTAAACCAATAACGGCTAATGGCGTTAAGCCGGCAAAATCCTGCCGAGATGTGGAGATCATGAGATTTTCGGCACGTACCCGAAAAATCGCTCGCTCCTCTACAGTTGCATGGGGGCAGAACACACGTTGATGTGTTAGAAACGTCTCAGTTTCTTTAGCACGCTTTGAAATTTTTTCGGGGATTAGCCCTTCAGCAATTTCAGAGTTATAAACTAAATTTTCCGGGTTTAGTAGCATCACAATGCCACCAGCCATTTTAGCAACGCCGCTTAAAAAGTGGTGGGAGTTATCGGAAATTCTTCGCCCATAAAGTAGTTCTGTTGAAACCTCTTCTGCCACAAGGTCTAGAACTTCTTGGACTTGATTGACAATAATGCCAATCTGAAATTCTTGCAACTCTAGGATGATCACGCTGTCTGTAAGCTGGAATTCCCGTGTTCGGTGCCCAAGACGCACTTCGAGATCCATAACGGGCACAATATCGCCTCGAAGATTGACGACACCCACAATATCGCGGGGTGCTTCTGCAATTGGTGTTAACTCTGGCAGGAAGAAAATCTCCTGAACGCAGAGCGCTTCAACACCATAACGGGAACCATTAAGCTCGAAAATAAGATAAGATTTATGTTCCATCGTTGATGGGGTGCAATTTTAGATATAAAAGAAGATCCCCACTTGATGCCTGGGGAAGCTAGTTTTTAACTTAAATTTTATATGAATTCATTGAAAAATTCTACTTAAGGTCGGTTAAGATTATTAAACTTATTATAAATCAATTAAAATAATTAATTTTCTATAATTTGTAGAGTATTTTTTAGTAGCCGGCACGTGTATTTTCAAAGCAAAGATTGATTGTTAAAAATTTTACAGAGAGAGAAGCATTTCACCCTTGGATAAAACCCAAACCAGCAGCCAGAAGTTACTGATAGCGGTTTTATCATCTGATAAAATCCGAATAAAGTCCAGCTTGCCAGCCCAAAAATTATCGGTTTTTCCAACGAATGAAGGCTCTTTTCTGCTCACCCTAATGGCAGGCACAGTGCGGTAACTTATAAACCGCGAGCAGTTTTTTGCTGATTTTAAGGGCGTTGGATGCCGGCACTCACGCTTGCTACTAGGCATAATTTTTCAGCATTTTTTGGACATACTGTAATAATTCAGAAGCTTTCAACTGGCTGTGCTGTTCTAGGATGGCATTTGGTTGGATTTCTTTGAGCAGATCGAGTGCTGTCGTTCGCATTTTTTTTGATCTCTGTTTATCCCCTTCCCGTTCATATAGTGAAGCAAGCTCAAGATAGGCAAAGATAGAAGAAGGTGCCAAGTATATAATGCGCTTGCAAAACATTTTCGCCTCCTCAATATTTCCTTGCTCTTCAGCAATGTGAGCCAGTACGTAGTAAGGTTCTGCGGAGAGAAAATCTAATTGAATAGCGCGATGACAAGCAATGCTCGCTTTTTCATACTGCCCTAAATTTGCATACGCCTGAGCCATTAGATAATGAGCGGCAAACTGAGTAGGTTGTAATGTAATGACTTGCTGTATTTTTTTAATCGCTTCCAGATAAGCTTCATTTTGAAATAGCGTTTCTGCCTCAATCAACAGTTCTTGAGCTAGTTTCTGTTGAGGAATCGCTGCTGTTGAATCTCTGGTATGCGAAGCGGTAGTCTTCGCGGTGATTGAGGTTGTTGCGACTGTTTTCAGGGGAAGAGATGAGGATTGAATGGAATTAATTGGGCCTTTAGCGGGTGGAGAAAATGTTGTCGTCGTAGACCTTTTTTCAACTACCGGCAAGTCTTTAACCAAATATTGATTAAAATTTCCGGAAGACCATGTTGTACTGTCGTGAGCAGTTAACCTGTGCGAGGGAGCTTCTTGCGGCCAAACACCTAGAGAGGTTTCACTCGATACATTTTCACATCGTTTGTAAACCACTGATTCTGGATGAACTTTAGCCCGGAAATGCCCCAGGGATTGGGCGTAAAGCTCTGCATGAGCTGTCATTAAATACCCGCCTGGTCTAAGGGCGTGATAAAACTTCTTCAGCACTAAAGAAATTGCTTGAGCTGAAAAATATACAAACACATTCCGGCAGATAATCAAATCTATACTATGGATGCCGGCATTAATATTTGGGCAAGGATCTTTAACTAAATTACCATACTGAAACGTCACCATCTGGTGAATTCGTTCGACCACTTGCCATTCGGCTCTATGCTGAGAGAAATGCTGCTGCTGTAAATTGGGATCTACCAGGCGGAATGACCAAGAACTGTAAATTCCCCGTTTGGCTTTTTCAATATTGGCTTGATTGATATCAGTCCCTAAAATTAAAATATCCCACTGTTCCCAGTCTGGAATCATTTCTTGAAGAAGAATTGCCAAAGAATAAGGTTCTTCGCCTGTAGAACAGCCGGCACTCCAGATCCGCAGCGAACGCATTGGCTTTTGACGTTCTATTAATTCCGGCAAAATATAATTTTTTAGCAGATTGAACTGGCCTTTATCTCGAAAGAAATAACTCTCGCCAATGGTTAACAAGAGGGTCAGTTCTTTCCACTCGTATTCACTTTGTGCTGCATCCCGCGTCTTGTTGGGATTTGTCCCCGCTTCCAACAGTTGATAATACTCTTCTGGGACTGACAATTTTAGCAGCCTCATCCGGAGAAAAATTTTCTTGTGCAAAGCGTCCCGATCTTGTTCACGAACGTGCAAGCCGGTAGTTGCGGAGATTAGCTTGATAAATTGCTCTGTTAAAGCGCCATTCATGAGAAATATCCTTGACACACAACCTAATCTCCTTTTAAAAATAGACCGGCACGAGAGTTACTCTTACGAGGTTGTCACAAACTTGCCGAATCTTTCCCTTCTTCTTTTATGACGCTTGCTACACTTAATGGCAAGTGAGCGATTTCTGATTGTTCGGCTGAACTGCTAACACTGCAATGGGATGGAAAAATTGTCAAATATTAAAATTTAAAAACATTTTTTGCGTTAATCTTGATCAAACGGCTATAGAGGAGCGCAATTCAGAGCCATAGGTGCCAGTAAGATTTCTGAGTTCTACACTATGCACCTATAAACAGCTTATAAGCTAATTTGCCTGAAATTTATTTTTTTTACTAAACCTGACAAAAATTTTATGTTTCTAAAGGATTTTTAAAGTTTTCTTTTTTTTTAGTCAGAAAATTGCGGCACAACATCTCAGTGGATCTACGGTTATTTTAAACAAAGTGCGGTTTGCCCGGTTACGGAGATACTACTAGCAAGGAGAGTCGGCAGGTTATCGAACAAGAACGCGGAAGCGCGGAAAATTAGCTGGTAACATCGGCAAGCGAGTTGTAAATCTCTATAGCAGGCGAATTGAGCAGTTGCTAGATTTTGCTGC contains these protein-coding regions:
- the modA gene encoding molybdate ABC transporter substrate-binding protein — its product is MKFNQLRLGLKSNFINKLGFIEIPKIFILFVCIIICIKGLTSCTLIETSSALTVSAAASLKESLEEIQEIYTKDQPSASLIYNFGASGALQQQIEQGAPVDIFISASPQQMDALHKKGLLISETRKNLLKNQLVLVEPKNSPSISDFKDLASERVKKIALGEPQTVPVGKYAQEVLSFFQIADKVKPKVVFAKDVRQVLTYVERGDVDAGIVYKTDAIQSARVKIVADAPAQSHSPVIYSAAVIKDSKNIPKAKEFVEFLASNRAASVFRKYGFTIPAGESGVLP
- a CDS encoding chemotaxis protein CheW produces the protein MEHKSYLIFELNGSRYGVEALCVQEIFFLPELTPIAEAPRDIVGVVNLRGDIVPVMDLEVRLGHRTREFQLTDSVIILELQEFQIGIIVNQVQEVLDLVAEEVSTELLYGRRISDNSHHFLSGVAKMAGGIVMLLNPENLVYNSEIAEGLIPEKISKRAKETETFLTHQRVFCPHATVEERAIFRVRAENLMISTSRQDFAGLTPLAVIGLNGEYFGFELQLVREFTDLRKITPIPCTPAHIIGNMNLRGEIITIIDIRSLLNLSVAGSSTNSKAMVIHVDDLVAGVTVDEVFDVMYLQPSEMRPVPAAVHSSNDEYLRGTAPYREKMMSILDMSKIITKGELIVNEEI
- a CDS encoding CheR family methyltransferase; translation: MNGALTEQFIKLISATTGLHVREQDRDALHKKIFLRMRLLKLSVPEEYYQLLEAGTNPNKTRDAAQSEYEWKELTLLLTIGESYFFRDKGQFNLLKNYILPELIERQKPMRSLRIWSAGCSTGEEPYSLAILLQEMIPDWEQWDILILGTDINQANIEKAKRGIYSSWSFRLVDPNLQQQHFSQHRAEWQVVERIHQMVTFQYGNLVKDPCPNINAGIHSIDLIICRNVFVYFSAQAISLVLKKFYHALRPGGYLMTAHAELYAQSLGHFRAKVHPESVVYKRCENVSSETSLGVWPQEAPSHRLTAHDSTTWSSGNFNQYLVKDLPVVEKRSTTTTFSPPAKGPINSIQSSSLPLKTVATTSITAKTTASHTRDSTAAIPQQKLAQELLIEAETLFQNEAYLEAIKKIQQVITLQPTQFAAHYLMAQAYANLGQYEKASIACHRAIQLDFLSAEPYYVLAHIAEEQGNIEEAKMFCKRIIYLAPSSIFAYLELASLYEREGDKQRSKKMRTTALDLLKEIQPNAILEQHSQLKASELLQYVQKMLKNYA